From Pseudochaenichthys georgianus chromosome 11, fPseGeo1.2, whole genome shotgun sequence, a single genomic window includes:
- the susd5 gene encoding dentin sialophosphoprotein, whose translation MLDRCNKTLLPLFFGCLSCLVGTSVVNADGRVFVLDLRNSSGLQGFRDAEGACAARHARLASAEELHHAVEECFFSPCTRGWLYAGTVGMTVCNVVGSTLKAVDVRTENATEDSENLDAFCIKDRDVPCGDPPSFPNAHLQEHSGYEMGDELLYKCLPGHVMPSGRRAFSLLCDSCGEWYGLVEICVKDETESHVDYEDKFPDSYGEAEHHSERPEEAQGPVYEEVHGAEYPQGERRQVQQETSFNVEVEEEHQDQHGVPEVEEEVIDTTFVVVGEEKTTEAPVSLLSQKHLFWFPSEAFQDEGRPASTNPVTQTTQRASGAQSEESKEQDSQETHHHQRPVDVDDHGHDDHDDLDNHDDGEQSHREEDDGDDHVKHYIPAKVDDQDRRDRHKDTDDHYDMGEHEDDRDRVRYGGQEYDDTYDEHESYEEHEDVTDDRERPDESKEHPDPDESDDREEPYNPEEEDIDRNTDHDDHDDHDAHDDHESDDHEHDVHDHDDHEPDDHEHDVHDYNDHEHDDHNHDDHESHEDDNDSHQRVIFSQETDIKQNVTAEEEAPTDDTWLDGYPVVLEETEKGDSTPERVRPEDTARGTVVRTTDRPNEVEVGRPVPYTSLPEVPVSSTTEPALAQGGEDEMLTGFIPTAAPSQPSDSPSHSDTLDYDTQQAAPTHSWQDDLSQHPFLDHGPVPPMQDSDSGVTEEHTVHILPGETGERGEVEGELGEAICTGENCPPSSSSQGPTVAAIIVAVCAIATAMIVGVWCYCHKQKKSSMYEMNGKGHSQSRQGQQIEMQQKV comes from the exons ATGTTGGATCGTTGTAACAAAACTCTTCTACCTTTGTTCTTTGGATGCCTGTCTTGTCTTGTGGGGACATCTGTTGTAAATGCAGACG GTCGAGTGTTCGTGTTGGACCTGAGGAACTCCTCCGGCCTGCAGGGCTTCAGAGATGCCGAGGGGGCTTGTGCCGCCCGACATGCCCGCCTGGCCTCAGCAGAGGAGCTGCATCACGCCGTGGAGGAGTGCTTCTTCTCCCCGTGCACCCGTGGGTGGCTCTACGCAGGCACAGTAGG GATGACGGTGTGTAACGTTGTGGGCAGTACACTGAAAGCAGTGGATGTGAGAACAGAAAACGCCACCGAGGACTCTGAAAACCTGGACGCCTTCTGTATCAAAGACAGGG ATGTGCCGTGTGGTGACCCTCCATCCTTTCCTAACGCTCATCTCCAGGAGCACTCTGGGTATGAGATGGGAGACGAGCTGCTGTACAAATGTTTGCCCGGTCATGTCATGCCCAGTGGACGCAGAGCGTTCAGTCTGCTGTGCGACAGCTGTGGAGAGTGGTACGGATTAGTGGAGATTTGTGTCAAAG ATGAGACTGAAAGTCACGTAGACTATGAGGACAAGTTTCCAGATTCCTATGGAGAGGCAGAGCACCATAGCGAGAGGCCAGAGGAGGCTCAGGGTCCGGTGTACGAGGAGGTGCACGGAGCTGAATACCCACAAGGGGAAAGGCGTCAGGTTCAACAAGAGACGAGCTTCAATGTCGAAGTAGAGGAGGAGCATCAAGACCAACATGGAGTGCCTGAAGTGGAAGAGGAGGTcatcgatacaacatttgtGGTAGTAGGAGAGGAGAAAACTACAGAAGCACCTGTGTCTCTTCTCTCCCAGAAACACCTCTTCTGGTTCCCCTCTGAGGCCTTCCAGGATGAGGGACGTCCCGCCTCCACCAATCCAGTCACACAGACCACACAGAGAGCTTCAGGCGCCCAATCAGAGGAGAGCAAAGAGCAGGACAGCCAAGAAACGCACCACCACCAGCGTCCAGTTGATGTTGACGACCATGGTCACGACGACCATGACGACCTGGACAACCATGATGACGGTGAACAGAGTCACCGGGAGGAAGACGACGGAGATGATCATGTGAAGCATTATATTCCAGCTAAGGTTGATGACCAGGACAGACGGGACCGGCACAAAGATACAGACGACCATTATGACATGGGTGAACACGAAGACGACCGGGATCGTGTTCGTTACGGAGGTCAAGAGTACGACGATACTTACGATGAACATGAAAGCTACGAAGAGCATGAAGATGTGACTGACGATCGAGAACGTCCTGACGAATCTAAAGAACATCCTGACCCCGATGAAAGTGATGACCGTGAGGAGCCTTATAATCCTGAGGAGGAAGATATTGATCGTAACACTGACCACGATGACCACGATGACCACGATGCCCACGATGACCATGAATCCGACGACCATGAACACGATGTCCACGACCACGATGACCATGAACCCGACGACCATGAACACGATGTCCACGACTACAATGACCATGAACACGATGACCATAACCACGATGACCATGAGAGCCACGAAGATGACAATGACAGTCACCAGCGTGTGATCTTTTCCCAAGAGACGGATATAAAACAGAATgttacagcagaagaagaagcccCCACAGACGACACCTGGCTGGACGGCTACCCTGTCGTCCTGGAGGAAACAGAGAAAGGGGACTCCACACCAGAAAGGGTTAGACCAGAGGATACAGCAAGGGGGACAGTTGTGAGGACAACTGACAGACCTAATGAGGTGGAAGTTGGTAGACCCGTCCCTTACACCAGCCTACCAGAAGTACCTGTGTCTTCCACAACAGAGCCTGCTTTAGCTCAAGGTGGAGAGGACGAAATGTTGACAGGCTTCATCCCCACCGCTGCTCCCTCACAGCCCTCCGACTCCCCCTCACACTCAGACACCTTGGACTACGACACCCAACAGGCAGCTCCCACCCACTCCTGGCAGGACGACCTCTCTCAGCACCCCTTCCTGGATCATGGCCCAGTTCCCCCGATGCAGGACAGCGACAGCGGAGTTACAGAAGAGCACACTGTACACATCCTTCCAGGGGAGACCGGCGAGAGAGGTGAGGTGGAGGGAGAGTTGGGGGAGGCAATCTGTACCGGTGAGAACTGCCCTCCGAGCTCCTCCAGCCAAGGTCCCACTGTTGCCGCCATAATCGTGGCGGTTTGCGCTATCGCCACGGCGATGATCGTTGGGGTGTGGTGCTACTGCCACAAACAGAAGAAGAGCTCAATGTACGAGATGAACGGGAAGGGCCATAGTCAGAGCAGACAGGGCCAACAGATAGAGATGCAGCAAAAAGTGTAA